The following is a genomic window from Hymenobacter monticola.
ACCCCACCTCCAAACCTCCTCCTTCGCCCATGCAAACCATGACCTCGCCCGACGTGCAAAGCGCCCAAGCCGTCGACTTTCTGCCGCTGAAAGGCACCGACTACGTAGAGTTTTACGTCGGCAACGCCAAGCAATCGGCCTACTACTACCAAGCCGCTTTCGGCTACGAGCTGGTGGCCTACGCCGGCCCCGAAACCGGCCTGCGCGACCGCGCCAGCTACGTGCTGCAGCAGGGCAAAATCCGGCTGGTGCTCACCACCTCCCTCCTGCCCGACTCGGAAATCACCCAGCACGTGGCCAAGCACGGCGACGGCGTGAAGGTGATGGCCCTGTGGGTGGACGACGCCCGCTCGGCCTGGGAAGAAACCACCAAGCGCGGCGCCAAGTCGGCCTTCGAGCCCTACACCCTGCAGGACGAGCACGGCTCCGTGACGCTCTCGGGCATCTATACCTACGGCGAAACCATCCACACCTTCGTGGAGCGCACCAACTACAGCGGCCCGTTCATGCCCGGCTACGTGGCCAAGAGCAGCGGCATTCCGCAGGGCACGCCGGTGGGCCTCATCCACGTCGACCACTGCGTGGGCAACGTAGGCTGGGGCGAAATGAATCAGTGGGTGAAGTTTTACGAGGACGTGATGGGCTTCAAGCTCCTGCTCACCTTCGATGATGAAGACATCTCGACCGAGTATTCGGCCCTGATGAGCAAGGTGATGAGCAACGGCAACGGCTACGTGAAATTCCCCATCAACGAGCCCGCCGAAGGCAAGAAAAAGTCGCAGATTGAAGAGTACCTCGACTTCTACCACTCGCCCGGCGTGCAGCACATTGCCATCGCCACCAAGGACATCCGCACGACCGTGACCGAGCTGCGCCGCCGCGGCGTGGAGTTCCTGACGGTGCCGGCCTCCTACTACGAAGACCTGGCCGAGCGCGTGGGCGCCATCGACGAAGACATTGAGTCGCTAAAAGCCCTGAACCTGCTCGTGGACCGCGACGACGAGGGCTACCTGCTCCAAATCTTCACCAAGCCCGTGGAAGACCGGCCCACGGTGTTCTACGAAATCATCCAGCGCAAAGGCGCCAAGAGCTTCGGCAAAGGCAACTTCAAGGCGCTGTTTGAGAGCATCGAGCGCGAGCAGGCCCTGCGGGGGAATTTGTAAAACGGCCCTGTCATTGCGAGGGCGAAGCCCGTGGCAAACGAAGTTCAGCGTAGCTAATCCGTCCTGTTCTCAGTGACCAGCCTCGCAATGTGACAAAGTATCAGAAAGCCCCGGCACTGCGTAGTGCCGGGGCTTTCTGATAAAAGGACATTTCTGGTATTGACAGGACGGATTGCCGCGCTTCACTGCGTTTCGCTGGCAATGACAGACGCTTGGCCTGGCGCCACCCCGTTCCGCTGTTCAAACCCGACCAAAACCTGTTTTCTTTACGCCCGTTCTTTCGCCAAACCGAAACCCTCCTTTAGCAATGCCTCTCACCCCCGAAGTTCAGCAATCCATCAACAACTGGCTCACGCCCGCCTACGACGCCGACACTCAAGCCGCCATCCGCCAGTTGCAGGCCGACGGCCAGGACGACCAGCTCACCGACGCCTTCTACCGCACTCTCGAATTTGGAACGGGTGGCCTGCGCGGCATCATGGGCCCGGGCTCGAACCGCATGAACCGCTACACGCTGGGCATGGCCACGCAGGGCCTGTGCAACTATTTGCTTCAGAGCTTCCCCGGCCAGCAAATCAAGGTGGCTATTGCGCACGACTCGCGCAACAACAGCCGCGCCTTCGCCGAAATTGCAGCGGGTGTTTTCTCCGCCAATGGCATTGTTGTTTACCTGTTTGAGGCCCTGCGCCCCACGCCCGAGCTGTCGTTCGCTATCCGGGAGTTGGGTTGCCAGAGCGGCTGTGTGATAACGGCTTCGCACAACCCCAAGGAGTACAACGGCTATAAGGTGTACTGGAACGACGGCTCGCAGGTGGTGGCTCCACACGACCAGAACATCATTGCCGAAGTCAACAAAATCACCAGCCCCACGGAGGTAAAATTCGAGGCCGACCCGTCGAAAATCATTAGCATCGGCGCCGATATTGATGCGCGGTATTTCGCCGCCGCCAAGCAGCTGAGCATCGACCCAGCCGCCATTCAGCGGCAGCACGATTTGAACATCGTGTACACGCCCATCCACGGCTCGGGCGTGACGCTGGTGCCCGGCTTGCTGCGCGAGTTCGGCTTCACGAACGTGAACGTGCTCCAGGCCCAGGCCACGCCGGATGGCAACTTTCCCACCGTGCAGTCGCCAAACCCGGAGGAGAAAAGCGCCATGCAACTTGCGCTGGACCAGGCCAAAGCCACCAACGCCGACATCGTGCTGGCCACCGACCCCGACGCCGACCGCGTGGGCGTGGGCGTGAAAAACGACAAGGGCGAGTGGGTGCTGCTCAACGGCAACCAGACGGCCGCTGTGCTCACCAACTACCTGCTTTCGGCCCGGCACCGCGCCGGCCAGAGCACTGCGCAGGACTACATTGTGTACACCATCGTGACAAGCGAGGTGCTGGGCGATATTGCCCGCGCCTACAACGTGACGAGCTACCAGACCCTCACCGGCTTTAAATACATCGCCGGCCTCATCCGCGAGAAGGAAGGCCGTGAAACCTACATCGGCGGCGGCGAGGAAAGCTACGGCTTCCTCATCGGCGATTTCGTGCGCGACAAGGACGCCATTTCGGCCTGCGCGCTGGTGGCCGAAATGGCCGCCGTGGCCAAAGACAAGGGCCGCACCCTCTACCAGGAAATGGTGGACATGTACGCCCAGTACGGACTTTATGTGGAGGACCTGATTTCGCTCACCAAAAAAGGCCAGCGCGGCGCCGAGGAAATCCAGGAAATGATGGCCAGCCTGCGCGCCAACCCGCCCGCCACCATCGCCGGCCTGAAAGTGGTAGAAATCCGCGACTACAAAACCGGCCGCATCCACAACCTCAGCACCGGCTTGGCCACCGACACCGGCGTGGAAAGCTCCAACGTGCTTCAGTTCCTCACCGAAGACGGCAGCAAAATCTCGGCCCGCCCCAGCGGCACCGAGCCCAAAATCAAGTTCTATTTCAGCGTGAAGCAGCCCATGAAATCAACCGTTGATTTTGACTTGGCGCAGCGGCTGGCGCACGAGAAGATTCAGGCGATAATTGCCGATATGAAACTGCAGTAAACCTGATTGAATTAATTATTTTGAAATAACCCGGCGACTACTTTCGCCGGGTTATTTGCTTTAAAAGGGTTGTGAAACTATGCTACCTCTTGGCTTCCGAAC
Proteins encoded in this region:
- a CDS encoding phospho-sugar mutase, yielding MPLTPEVQQSINNWLTPAYDADTQAAIRQLQADGQDDQLTDAFYRTLEFGTGGLRGIMGPGSNRMNRYTLGMATQGLCNYLLQSFPGQQIKVAIAHDSRNNSRAFAEIAAGVFSANGIVVYLFEALRPTPELSFAIRELGCQSGCVITASHNPKEYNGYKVYWNDGSQVVAPHDQNIIAEVNKITSPTEVKFEADPSKIISIGADIDARYFAAAKQLSIDPAAIQRQHDLNIVYTPIHGSGVTLVPGLLREFGFTNVNVLQAQATPDGNFPTVQSPNPEEKSAMQLALDQAKATNADIVLATDPDADRVGVGVKNDKGEWVLLNGNQTAAVLTNYLLSARHRAGQSTAQDYIVYTIVTSEVLGDIARAYNVTSYQTLTGFKYIAGLIREKEGRETYIGGGEESYGFLIGDFVRDKDAISACALVAEMAAVAKDKGRTLYQEMVDMYAQYGLYVEDLISLTKKGQRGAEEIQEMMASLRANPPATIAGLKVVEIRDYKTGRIHNLSTGLATDTGVESSNVLQFLTEDGSKISARPSGTEPKIKFYFSVKQPMKSTVDFDLAQRLAHEKIQAIIADMKLQ
- the hppD gene encoding 4-hydroxyphenylpyruvate dioxygenase: MQTMTSPDVQSAQAVDFLPLKGTDYVEFYVGNAKQSAYYYQAAFGYELVAYAGPETGLRDRASYVLQQGKIRLVLTTSLLPDSEITQHVAKHGDGVKVMALWVDDARSAWEETTKRGAKSAFEPYTLQDEHGSVTLSGIYTYGETIHTFVERTNYSGPFMPGYVAKSSGIPQGTPVGLIHVDHCVGNVGWGEMNQWVKFYEDVMGFKLLLTFDDEDISTEYSALMSKVMSNGNGYVKFPINEPAEGKKKSQIEEYLDFYHSPGVQHIAIATKDIRTTVTELRRRGVEFLTVPASYYEDLAERVGAIDEDIESLKALNLLVDRDDEGYLLQIFTKPVEDRPTVFYEIIQRKGAKSFGKGNFKALFESIEREQALRGNL